The stretch of DNA CGCCCACGAACATCTCGACGAAGTCGCTGCCACTGATGGAGAAGTAGGGCACCTTGGCCTCTCCAGCGACGGCTTTGGCGAGCAGGGTTTTGCCGGAGCCGGGGGGACCGACGAGGAGGACACCGTGGGGGATGCGGGCGCCGAGGAGGTGGTAGCGCTCGGGGTGACGCAGGAAGTCGACGACTTCCTGCAAGTCGGCCTTGGCCTCGTCGCAGCCCGCCACGTCCTGAAAGGTCAGCTTGATCTGCCCCTCCGAGACCACCGCCGCCTTCGACTTCCCGAAGTTGCTCGCCGCTCCGCCCCCCGAGGCCCCCCGCAGGCTGCGCCACAGCACCAGCAGGATCAGCGCGGTCAGGATCAGCGGCAGCACCTGCCCGAGCCAGCCAAAAGGCGAGCCGCCGGTCAGGACCGTCACGGGCACGCCCGACTCGCGCAGCCGGGTCAGGGTGGCGGCGTCGGGCGGGAGCACCACGGCCTGGGGGCGGGTGACGCCCAGCAACTTCACCGAGGCGTTGCCGTTGCCGTCCAGGGTCACCCGCTCGACCTCCCGCTCCTTCAGGTCCGCGAAAAAGCGGCTGATGGTGTAGGGACCCCCCGCCGGGGGCAGGGTCTGGCCGGGCAGAGGCGGCGCCGCCCTGGCCCCGGCGGGCGCGGCGAGCAGCAAGATCAGCGTCAGCGCGGCGGGCAGACGGCGGAGGCTCGGCATGCTGCATGCTACGCCCGGCGGGGAGGGGCACACCTTGCCCGGCGTGACGTTCCGGGGCGGGGCGGGGGCGCGGCCCGCCGAATTCCCCGGCCCCTCCATCCGCCCCTCAGCCGCCCGTCAGGCAGCGCGCCTATCCTGGCCGCATGCGTACTGCCCTGCTGTTTGGCGCGCTCGCCCTCGGGCTGAGTTCCTGCACCGTCTCGGTGCGTTCGAATCTGGGTCTGGCGGGAAGCGGCAGCAACCTGATCACCAACCTGCGGCCCGACCGGGGCGAGGGCGGCACCTACCTCGTGGGTGACGAAGTGCGGATCAGCGTGACCACCCGCACGGCCGGCTACGTGACGCTGGTGGCCCTCCAGCCGGGCGGCGCCGCCAGCGTCCTGGCCCGCAACGTCTATGTGAACGCCGGAACCACCACCTTTCCCCGCGCCCAGGACGGCGTGACCTACAACGTCGCCGCCCCGCGCGGCCTCCAGCGCGTGCGGGCGATTTTCACCCGCGTGCGCCCCACCAGCGAACTCGTCCTGAGCGGCGTGTACGACGGCGCCCGCTGGAACACGGTGACCACCCAGTACGTGCAGCCCTACGCCGTGGCCGACCGCGACGTGCAGGAGACGTACCTGTACATCCGCTGAGCCGCCTCGCCTCCCGGTGCCAGCCGCCCCCACGCGGCTGGTTTTCTCTTAGGCTGGACGGATGAGCAGCAGCCTGACCTTCGAGGACGCCCGGCAGCGCGTGGACGCCTACATCTCGCAGTTCGAGGAGGGCTACTTTCCGCCCCTCCTGATGCTGGCCCGCCTGACCGAGGAAACCGGCGAGATCGCCCGCGTGATCGCGCACGCCAGCGGCAAGACGCCCAAGCCCGGCGAGGACGCGGGCGACCTGGAGATGGAACTGGCCGACCTGCTGTTCGTGATGGTGTGCATGGCGAACGAGCGCGGGGTGAGCCTGGAACGCGGCTTCACGCGGATGATGCAGAAGGTCGAGACGAGGGACGCGGCCCGCTGGACCCGCAAGGACGCCGAACAGAGCCGCGAATGACCGACCGCCGCTTTCCCCTGGGGCCGATGCCCACGCCCCTCACGCTGACCGGGCACGAACGCGCGGAGGCCCTGGCCGCCCTGCGCCGCTTGCCCGCCGAGCTGCGGGTGGTCGCCGAGAGTCTGACTGGCCTGGCGCTGGACACCCCCTACCGCCAGGGCGGCTGGACCGGGCGGCAGGTCGTCCACCACGTCGCGGACAGCCACCTGAACGCCTACGCGCGGGTCAAGCTCACGCTGACGGAAGCCCGCCCGGTGGTGAAGCCCTACGACGAGGGGGCCTGGGCGGGGTTGCCCGACGTGGACCTGCCCGTTCACCCCAGCCTCCTGCTGCTGGAGGGACTGCACACCCGCCTCGTCGCCGTGCTGGAAAGCGTGCCGGAGGGAGACTGGGCGCGCGAGTGGACCCACCCGGGCCTGGGCCGCACCTTCACCCTGGACACCCTGCTCGCCATGTACGCCTGGCACGGACGGCACCACACGGCGCACCTGCGGTTGATCGGGAGGTGAGCGCGCGCCCCACTCCGTGAGCTGGGCGGAGTGGACCGTCCGGTGCGCGGCTGGACAGCCGCTACTGGCGCACTCCGCTGGCTCAGACGGCCGCGAGCGGCCCGGGTGACCACGCGAAGAGGCGAACGCCTGAGCGCCCGCCTCCCGCCTGGCTTCCCGCTTTACTCGTAGCCCAGTTCCCGCAGCGCCTCCTCGTCCTCGCGCCAGCCGGGAATCACGATGACTTCCAGGCCCAGGAACACCTTGCGGTTGAGAAAGACCTCCAGCTGCTTGCGGGCGGCCTGCCCGATCTCGCGCAGTTGCTTGCCCCCGGCGCCGATCACCATGCCCTTGTGGGCGTTCTTCTCGACCACGATCTCGCCCTCGATGCGCTGGAGGCCGTCCTCGCGCTCGGTCCAGCGGTTCACGCGGGTGGCGACCGCGTAGGGCAGCTCGTCGCGCAGCTTCTTCATCGCCTCCTCGCGGATGATCTCGGCGGCCCACTGCTCGCGGCTCTGGTCGCTGGCGGCGCCGCGCGGGTAGAAGAAGGGGTTTTCGGGCAGCGCGTCGAGAATCTGCTCGCGCAGGGTGCCCACCGCGTCGGGGCTGTTCTGGGCGCTGAGCATGGTCTCCTGCGTTTCCGCCGTGCGGCCTTCGAGCAGCGCGCGGTAGAGCTTCATCGCCTCGCCCGGGTACTTGGCCGCGTCGGTCTTGTTGCCGATCAAAAAGAGGGGCTTGGGCAGCTCGCGCACCTGCCGGGCGACGAGCTGGTCCTCGTCGGTGGGGGGGTGGCGCAGGTCCACGACCCACAAGATCACGTCCACGTCCGAGAGGGCGCTATGGACCTCCTGGTTCATGTACTTGCCCAGGGCGTCTTTCGGCTTGTGCAGCCCCGGCGTGTCCACGAAGACGATCTGGTGCGTGTCGGTGGAGTGGATGCCGCGCACGCCCCGGCGGGTGGTCTGGGGGCGGGGGCTGGTGGGGGCCACCTTGGTGTTCAGGAAGGCGTTGAGCAGGGTACTCTTGCCGACGTTCGGCTTGCCCACGATGGCGACGAAGCCGCTGTGTGTCTCGCCGGGAGTCGGAGCTTCGTTCGCATCGGGGAAGGGAGAGGACTGGTCGGTCATGGCGCTGATTGTGTCACGTGCGGCGCCGGGCAAAAGAGCGCCCTGGGAGGAGCCGTCCGCGCCGCTGTGCGGCCTACTCGCGCCTCGCCTGCGCCGCGCGGATCAGCCGGGTCATCGTCGCGCGCGGCAGCAGCCGGGGCAGCCAGGTCTGCACCCGGTTGAGGCGGCCCGGCACCACGACCGCCTGCCCGGCGAGCATCGCCGCCACGCCCTGCCGGGCCACCTCCTCGGCGCTGAGGAGAACGGCGCGGGCCGGACCGCTCAGCAGGCGGCTTTCTCCCAGGTTGGAGGCCGCCTGAAAGCCCGTCTCGACCGGCCCTGGGCACAGCGCCGTGACGTGGACGCCCGTGCCGCGCAGTTCCTCGTTGAGCGCCTCGGACAGGCTCAGGACGTAGGCCTTGCTGGCGTAGTACACCGCCATCAGCGGCCCCGGCTGAAAGGCGGCGGTGCTCGCCACGTTGAGCACCCGGCCCCGCCCGCGCGCCACCATGCCGGGCAGCAGGCGGCGGGTCAGGTCGGTCAGGGTGACCATGTTGACCTGCATCATCCGCGCGATCTCGCCGGGGTCCTGGGTGTGGAACTCCCCGAAGCCGCCGAAGCCCGCGTTGTTGACCAGCAGGTCCACCGTCAGCCCCCGCGCCGCGAGGTCGCGCTCCAGCCGCTCGCCCGCGCCGGGCCGCGACAGATCGAGCGCCAGCGTGTGCGCCTGCACGCCGAAGCGCCCGCGCAGCTCGGCGGCGAGGTCTTCGAGGGCCGCCTCGCGCCGGGCCGTCAGGATCAGGTGCGCGCCGTGGGCGGCGAGCTGCCGGGCCAGGGCCGTGCCGATACCGCCGCTCGCTCCGGTGATCAGGGCGGTGGCGGGGGTGGGCGGGGAAGGGGTCATGGTCCTATCCTGCGGCATCGGACGTGGGAGAGTCGCCACGCGGGGCCTCCCGTATTTCCGGTACCCGTGCAGCTCAGCTCCTTCTGGAGGATCATGGTGCCTTCTTTGAGCGTCACAGACCTCTTCGCCTGGATGGACCGGGCGCTGGGCAGTCCAGCGGAAGCGTGGGCACTCAACGAGTATTTGCTCAAGCATCCCGGGGCCATCGACAGCCTGCCTCTGGAGGCACGCTGGGCAGCGGAGCGGCGGTGGATGGGTATCTGGCGGCGGCTGTCAGGTCAACTTCCCTGCGCGCCAGGGGACTGACGTTCCGCGCCGACCTTCACACACGCTTGAACCTGCGGTCCTGGGCGGAAACGCCGCTGGCCCCGGCCGCGTACCCTGAGCCATGACCCCTCCCACCCGCCTTCAGGCCAGCTTCAGGGACATGTTCGCCCAGAGCGCGGCGGTCCTGTCCCGGCCCAGCCCCGCCACCTTCGAGCTGTTCGAGCGCCGGGGCAGTCTGCGTCAGGCTTTTTTGTACGTGCTGCTCGCGGCGCTGGCGTCGGCGCTGATCGCCGCGCTGTTCGCGCCGCTGCACCGGGACGTGACGGTGCTGGGGCAGTTCTTCTCCCGCCTGATCCTGATTCCGGCGCAGTTCGGCGTGTTCACGGGCGCGGTGTACCTGATCGGCCGGAGCCTCTTCCGGGGCAGCGGCAGCTACGCCGAGGTGGCCTACACCTTCTCGCTGTTCTTCGTGCCGCTGAGCCTGCTGGGCACCCTGCTGGGGATCATCCCGATCCTGGGCTGGCTGGTCACGCTGGTCGTCACGCTGGCGATGGTCTTTTTCGGCTACCTCGCCGTGCAGTCGAGCGTGAACCTGCGCGACAGCGTGCAGGCCGCCGTCACGCTGCTGCTCGCCGCCGTGGTGAACGGCCTGCTGGTCGGCCAGCTGCTCTCACCGCTGGTGGTGGCCCCCTTCGCGGGCGGCTGAGCGCCAGAAGGGAGGGCCGGGAAGACCAAACGTGTCTTCCCGGCCCTCTGCCTGTGTCGCCTACTGGTCGCCGTAGACATGCACCGCCACGTCGAGCTTGCCCTGGCCGCCGCCGTAGTAGGTGCCGCGCACCGGGGACACGTCGCCGTACTCGCGGCCGTGGCCGATCTTGACGTGTTTCTCCCGGGCGAGGCAGTCGTTGGTGGGATCAAACCCCAGCCAGCCCTGCCCCGGCAAAAAGCACTCGGCCCAGGCGTGGGTGGCGGCCGCTCCCACCATCCCGCCTCCGCTCACCAGATAGCCGCTGACGTAGCGTGCGGGTACCCCGAGCTGGCGCACGATCCCCAGCATCGCGTGGGTGTAGTCCTGGCACACGCCCCGGCGGTGGCGGGCGAACTCGGCCAGCGGCGTGTGGACCTCGGTCGCCTCGCCGTCGTAGGTCAGGCCCCGGTGCAGCGTGGTCGTGAGGTCGCGCAGGAAGGTCGGCAGGTCGTCGCCCGGGGCCGGGCGGGCCACGCCGAAGACTTCCGGCCAGTCGCCGCCGGGCACGCGCGGGCTGGGCACCAGAAACTCGGTGTGGTCCCGCCGCGCCGCCCGCAACTCGGCAAAGGGCACGGGCGCGGGGTCGGGCACCGGATGGGTGTCCACGACCGCCTGCGCCTCGATGGTCAGGTGGGTGTGCGGTGCGTGGACATGAACGTGGTGCACGATGGCCCCGAAATAGTCGCGGTGCGAGCTGATCTCGGCGTCCGGGTCCACCAGCAGGTGAAAGGACCGCACGCTCTGGCGGGCCTCGCGCGAGGGGTGCAGCCGCACCTCGTTGAAAGAGTCCCAGGCGGGTTTGGGGTAGGCGTAGGTGGTGGTGTGGCGGATCTCGCAGCGCATGGGAGGCTTTCAGCTGGCCTGGGGGCGGGACAGGGGAGAGGGGGTCATTCCTGGGCGAAATAGGCCGCGTCCACCGCCGCGCCCACCCGGTTGAAGTCGCCCAGCAACTCTTCGAGCGCCGGATTGTCCTGGTCGAGAATGTCGCCCACGCGGGCGTACTGGAGCCGGGCGACCAGCCAGCGCGAGAGCCGCAGCGTCTCGGGGTGGGCGCCGGGGTGCCAGCGGTCGATCTGGGTCAGGGCCTCGTGCAGGTGCTCGGCGCTGTAGCGCACGCTGCGGGGAAAATACTCGTCCAGCAGCAGGAATTCGCTGATGCGGGTGGGGTCGATGCCCTCGTGGACCCGCTTGCGGTAGGCCTCGTAGGCGCTGGCCCCCTTCAGAACGTTCACCCAGCGCTGGGCTTGCAGCGCCCGCTGCGAGGGGTCGCTGGGCAGCTCGGCGTCCACCCCCCGGTGGCGGCTTTGCAGCACCCGCAGCATGTTGTCGCCGCGCTCCAGCAGCTGCCCGGCGCGCAGAAAGGACCAGCCCTCGTCGCGCGGCAGGGTGGCAAAGGCGATCCCGAAGAAAAACTGTGAGGCGTCGCGCGCGGCCACGCAGTACTCGAAGAGGCCGTCGCGGTCGAGCAGGTCGAGCGGCTGAAAGCAGGTGTTCAGGTAGGTGCGGTTGAGCGCCTCCCACATCTCGCTGGGAATGCGGTCGCGCAGGCCGCGCGCGTTCTCGCGGGCGCGCAGGACGCTGCTGGCGATGCTGGCCGGGTTGTCGTGATCGAGGGCCAGCCACGCGCTGATGGTGCGGGCGTCCACCCGGCCGTACTTGGCCCGCAGCGGCGCTTCCCCCCCGGTAAGTTCCAGCAGGGGCCGCCAGTACTCGCGGGCACGGCCGGTGAGTTCCAGCGTGGCGTAGTAGTTCACGTTCAGCAGCCGGGCGCTGTTCTCGGCGCGTTCCACGTACCGCCCGATCCAGAACAGGTTCTCCGCGAGGCGCGAGAGCAGCATCAGCGGCCCTCCCCTTCGGCTGTCCCGTCCGGGTCCGGGCTGCCCTCCAGCTGCCCCTTTTCGAGCTGCTGCTGGTAGGAATGTTGGCCGGGGGCGTCTTCCGGGTTGGGCGTTCCTGCCTGTCCCTGCGACTGCCTCTGGCTGCCTCCTCCCGTCTGCTCCTGCGATTGGCTCTGGCCTGAGCTGCCCTGAGACTGGCCGCCCTGGTACTGGCTCTGCCGCTGCGTGCGCTCCAGCGGGTCACCGTGCCAGAGTTGGCTCATGCCCTGGGGGCTGGCCGGGCCGTCGTGGTCGAGGACCCAGGTGTCCTTGGAGCCGCCGCCCTGGCTGGAATTCACCACCAGCGAGCCGCGCCGCAGCGCCACCCGTGTCAGGCCGCCGGGCACGATGGTGACCTCCTCGCCGCCGTAGAGGATGTAGGGGCGCAGGTCCACGTGGGCGGGTTCGAACTCGCCCGAGTCGGGGTAGAAGGTGGGGTGGCGGCTGAGGCCCACCACCGGCTGCGCGATGTAGTCGCGGGGACTCGCGCGCACTTTCTCCACGAAGGCCTCCACCTCGGCGCGGGTCGCGGCGGGGCCGATCAGCATCCCGTAGCCGCCCGCCTCGCCCACCGCCTTGATGACGAGTTCGGCGGCGTTGTCCAGGATGTGGGGCAGGTGGTCCGGGTTCCAGCCCAGGAAGGTGGGCACGTTGTTCAGCAGCGGAGATTCGTTCAGGTAGTAGCGGATCATCTCGGGCACGTAGGCGTACACCGCCTTGTCGTCCGCGACCCCGGTGCCGATGGCGTTGGCGATGGCGACGTGGCCCTGGCGGTAGACCTCGACCAGCCCCGGCACGCCCAGCGCGCTGTCGGGCCGGAAGGTAAGCGGATCGAGGAAATCGTCGTCCACCCGGCGGTAGATCACGTCCACCCGCTGGCGCCCGCCGGTGGTCCGCATCCAGACCCGGCCCCCGTCCACAAAGAGGT from Deinococcus budaensis encodes:
- a CDS encoding AAA family ATPase, encoding MPSLRRLPAALTLILLLAAPAGARAAPPLPGQTLPPAGGPYTISRFFADLKEREVERVTLDGNGNASVKLLGVTRPQAVVLPPDAATLTRLRESGVPVTVLTGGSPFGWLGQVLPLILTALILLVLWRSLRGASGGGAASNFGKSKAAVVSEGQIKLTFQDVAGCDEAKADLQEVVDFLRHPERYHLLGARIPHGVLLVGPPGSGKTLLAKAVAGEAKVPYFSISGSDFVEMFVG
- a CDS encoding DUF4384 domain-containing protein → MRTALLFGALALGLSSCTVSVRSNLGLAGSGSNLITNLRPDRGEGGTYLVGDEVRISVTTRTAGYVTLVALQPGGAASVLARNVYVNAGTTTFPRAQDGVTYNVAAPRGLQRVRAIFTRVRPTSELVLSGVYDGARWNTVTTQYVQPYAVADRDVQETYLYIR
- a CDS encoding nucleotide pyrophosphohydrolase — its product is MSSSLTFEDARQRVDAYISQFEEGYFPPLLMLARLTEETGEIARVIAHASGKTPKPGEDAGDLEMELADLLFVMVCMANERGVSLERGFTRMMQKVETRDAARWTRKDAEQSRE
- a CDS encoding YfiT family bacillithiol transferase, whose product is MTDRRFPLGPMPTPLTLTGHERAEALAALRRLPAELRVVAESLTGLALDTPYRQGGWTGRQVVHHVADSHLNAYARVKLTLTEARPVVKPYDEGAWAGLPDVDLPVHPSLLLLEGLHTRLVAVLESVPEGDWAREWTHPGLGRTFTLDTLLAMYAWHGRHHTAHLRLIGR
- the era gene encoding GTPase Era; the encoded protein is MTDQSSPFPDANEAPTPGETHSGFVAIVGKPNVGKSTLLNAFLNTKVAPTSPRPQTTRRGVRGIHSTDTHQIVFVDTPGLHKPKDALGKYMNQEVHSALSDVDVILWVVDLRHPPTDEDQLVARQVRELPKPLFLIGNKTDAAKYPGEAMKLYRALLEGRTAETQETMLSAQNSPDAVGTLREQILDALPENPFFYPRGAASDQSREQWAAEIIREEAMKKLRDELPYAVATRVNRWTEREDGLQRIEGEIVVEKNAHKGMVIGAGGKQLREIGQAARKQLEVFLNRKVFLGLEVIVIPGWREDEEALRELGYE
- a CDS encoding SDR family NAD(P)-dependent oxidoreductase codes for the protein MTPSPPTPATALITGASGGIGTALARQLAAHGAHLILTARREAALEDLAAELRGRFGVQAHTLALDLSRPGAGERLERDLAARGLTVDLLVNNAGFGGFGEFHTQDPGEIARMMQVNMVTLTDLTRRLLPGMVARGRGRVLNVASTAAFQPGPLMAVYYASKAYVLSLSEALNEELRGTGVHVTALCPGPVETGFQAASNLGESRLLSGPARAVLLSAEEVARQGVAAMLAGQAVVVPGRLNRVQTWLPRLLPRATMTRLIRAAQARRE
- a CDS encoding YIP1 family protein yields the protein MTPPTRLQASFRDMFAQSAAVLSRPSPATFELFERRGSLRQAFLYVLLAALASALIAALFAPLHRDVTVLGQFFSRLILIPAQFGVFTGAVYLIGRSLFRGSGSYAEVAYTFSLFFVPLSLLGTLLGIIPILGWLVTLVVTLAMVFFGYLAVQSSVNLRDSVQAAVTLLLAAVVNGLLVGQLLSPLVVAPFAGG
- a CDS encoding transglutaminase family protein — protein: MRCEIRHTTTYAYPKPAWDSFNEVRLHPSREARQSVRSFHLLVDPDAEISSHRDYFGAIVHHVHVHAPHTHLTIEAQAVVDTHPVPDPAPVPFAELRAARRDHTEFLVPSPRVPGGDWPEVFGVARPAPGDDLPTFLRDLTTTLHRGLTYDGEATEVHTPLAEFARHRRGVCQDYTHAMLGIVRQLGVPARYVSGYLVSGGGMVGAAATHAWAECFLPGQGWLGFDPTNDCLAREKHVKIGHGREYGDVSPVRGTYYGGGQGKLDVAVHVYGDQ
- a CDS encoding alpha-E domain-containing protein gives rise to the protein MLLSRLAENLFWIGRYVERAENSARLLNVNYYATLELTGRAREYWRPLLELTGGEAPLRAKYGRVDARTISAWLALDHDNPASIASSVLRARENARGLRDRIPSEMWEALNRTYLNTCFQPLDLLDRDGLFEYCVAARDASQFFFGIAFATLPRDEGWSFLRAGQLLERGDNMLRVLQSRHRGVDAELPSDPSQRALQAQRWVNVLKGASAYEAYRKRVHEGIDPTRISEFLLLDEYFPRSVRYSAEHLHEALTQIDRWHPGAHPETLRLSRWLVARLQYARVGDILDQDNPALEELLGDFNRVGAAVDAAYFAQE
- a CDS encoding circularly permuted type 2 ATP-grasp protein, encoding MKYEPGQRFFDEMYTPGGAVRPHYQGVQSYISARGVPEFSRRHAMLDLAFRHQGITFTVYGDAQGTERTFPFDPVPRVIPASEWRGVEAGLTQRVRALNAFLADIYGPAEILRDGVIPAELVYTSAHFRREVHGLKVPGGIYTHIVGTDLIRDESGQYLVLEDNLRSPSGVSYLLANRQAMTRIYPGMFEGQGVRPVGHYATALLHLLQSVSPREGGTVVVLTPGMYNSAYFEHAYLAQQMGVELVEGRDLFVDGGRVWMRTTGGRQRVDVIYRRVDDDFLDPLTFRPDSALGVPGLVEVYRQGHVAIANAIGTGVADDKAVYAYVPEMIRYYLNESPLLNNVPTFLGWNPDHLPHILDNAAELVIKAVGEAGGYGMLIGPAATRAEVEAFVEKVRASPRDYIAQPVVGLSRHPTFYPDSGEFEPAHVDLRPYILYGGEEVTIVPGGLTRVALRRGSLVVNSSQGGGSKDTWVLDHDGPASPQGMSQLWHGDPLERTQRQSQYQGGQSQGSSGQSQSQEQTGGGSQRQSQGQAGTPNPEDAPGQHSYQQQLEKGQLEGSPDPDGTAEGEGR